One stretch of Paraburkholderia fungorum DNA includes these proteins:
- a CDS encoding rubredoxin, which produces MSDVIDLIEYKSWVCLICGWIYNEEEGLPEEGIAPGTRFAAIPEDWRCPLCDVGKAEFAVVEF; this is translated from the coding sequence GTGAGCGATGTAATTGATTTGATTGAATATAAGAGCTGGGTCTGCCTGATTTGCGGCTGGATCTACAACGAGGAAGAAGGCTTGCCCGAAGAAGGCATTGCACCGGGCACGCGCTTCGCCGCGATTCCGGAAGACTGGCGCTGCCCGTTGTGCGACGTGGGCAAGGCGGAATTTGCCGTCGTGGAGTTCTGA
- a CDS encoding DUF4399 domain-containing protein, whose translation MFKNKWLASAALAGLLAVSGVAQAAGVSFVQPADGATVSNPVHVVFAVEGMKVAPAGTVTEGTGHHHLLIDGKGLPKGEVIPVSDKSLHFGKGQTETDLTLPPGDHTLTLQFGDGAHRSYGPEMSKTITVHVK comes from the coding sequence ATGTTTAAAAACAAATGGTTGGCTAGCGCAGCATTGGCCGGACTGCTCGCCGTCTCAGGCGTGGCGCAGGCGGCAGGCGTGTCTTTTGTGCAGCCGGCAGACGGTGCAACGGTCAGCAATCCGGTACACGTCGTGTTCGCGGTCGAGGGCATGAAAGTCGCGCCGGCCGGAACAGTGACGGAAGGCACGGGCCATCATCATCTGCTGATCGACGGTAAGGGCTTGCCCAAGGGCGAGGTCATTCCCGTTAGTGACAAATCGCTGCACTTCGGCAAGGGTCAGACCGAAACGGATCTGACGCTGCCGCCGGGCGACCACACGCTGACGCTGCAATTCGGCGACGGCGCGCATCGGTCGTATGGTCCCGAAATGAGCAAGACCATCACGGTGCACGTGAAGTAA
- a CDS encoding ATP-binding cassette domain-containing protein: MSLYTITGAQLAFGHVALLDHADFSLEAGERVGLIGRNGAGKSSLLTIVADLAKPDDGLVTRQQNLTTVYVPQEPEFDKDDTVFDAVAAGLTHARALLDEFDVVANQLADEPEGAEHDALMSRMNTLQSSLDAADAWNWSTRVATTLQQIGLNGELRVGSLSGGMQKRVALARALVVQPDVLLLDEPTNHLDFDGIRWLEELLVSLRTGLLFITHDRAFLDRVATRIVELDRGRLLSYPGNFSAYQERKAQQLEIERVENDKADKLLAQEEVWIRKGVEARRTRSVGRIARLVEMRNQRAERRNVQGNVKLDVGQGEKSGKIVAELTDVTKRYGSRTVVDNFTATVMRGDKIGFVGPNGAGKTTLLKMILGELPPDEGTVRVGTNLQVAYFDQMRAQLDLEKSLADTISPGSEWVEVNGQKKHVMSYLGDFLFAPERARSPVKSLSGGERNRLLLARLFARPANVLVLDEPTNDLDIPTLELLEELLTEYDGTVLLVSHDRAFLDNVATSVIASEGEGKWREYVGGFTDWQIQRDRSQKMAVEAQKEANKEAVKESAPAKDAGAGRNVQRGAKLSFKEQRELEALPGQIAALESEQKTIGAQLEDGSVFAKDPKEGTRLTERYAAIDEELLIALERWDELEKRRK; the protein is encoded by the coding sequence ATGTCGCTTTACACCATTACCGGGGCCCAACTGGCGTTCGGTCACGTCGCGTTGCTCGATCACGCGGATTTTTCTCTCGAAGCGGGCGAACGCGTCGGGCTGATCGGCCGCAACGGCGCGGGCAAGTCGTCGCTGCTGACGATCGTCGCCGATCTGGCGAAGCCCGACGACGGCCTCGTCACGCGTCAGCAGAATCTGACCACGGTCTACGTACCGCAGGAGCCGGAGTTCGATAAGGACGACACCGTGTTCGACGCGGTCGCCGCCGGTCTGACGCACGCCCGTGCTTTGCTGGACGAATTCGACGTGGTTGCCAACCAGCTCGCGGACGAGCCGGAAGGCGCGGAACACGACGCGCTGATGTCGCGCATGAACACGCTGCAATCGTCGCTGGACGCCGCAGATGCGTGGAACTGGAGCACCCGCGTGGCCACCACGCTGCAGCAGATCGGCCTGAATGGCGAATTGCGCGTCGGCTCGCTGTCGGGCGGCATGCAAAAGCGCGTGGCGCTGGCGCGCGCGCTGGTCGTGCAGCCCGACGTGCTGCTGCTCGACGAGCCGACCAACCACCTCGATTTCGACGGCATCCGCTGGCTCGAAGAATTGCTGGTGTCGCTGCGTACCGGCCTGCTGTTCATTACCCACGACCGCGCGTTTCTCGACCGCGTCGCCACGCGCATCGTCGAACTGGATCGCGGACGTTTGCTGTCGTATCCGGGAAATTTCTCGGCGTACCAGGAGCGCAAGGCGCAGCAACTGGAAATCGAGCGCGTCGAAAACGACAAGGCCGACAAGCTGCTCGCGCAGGAAGAAGTGTGGATTCGCAAGGGCGTCGAAGCGCGCCGCACGCGCAGCGTCGGCCGTATTGCGCGGCTCGTGGAGATGCGCAATCAGCGCGCCGAACGCCGTAACGTGCAGGGCAACGTCAAGCTCGACGTCGGTCAGGGCGAGAAGTCGGGCAAGATCGTCGCCGAGTTGACCGATGTCACCAAACGCTACGGTTCGCGCACGGTGGTCGACAACTTCACCGCCACGGTCATGCGCGGCGACAAGATCGGCTTCGTCGGTCCGAACGGCGCGGGTAAAACCACGCTGCTCAAGATGATCCTCGGCGAACTTCCGCCGGACGAAGGCACGGTGCGCGTCGGCACCAATCTGCAAGTCGCTTATTTCGACCAGATGCGCGCGCAGCTCGATCTGGAAAAGAGCCTCGCGGACACGATCAGCCCCGGCAGCGAATGGGTCGAAGTCAACGGCCAGAAGAAGCACGTGATGAGCTATCTCGGCGACTTCCTGTTTGCGCCGGAACGCGCGCGTTCGCCGGTCAAGTCGCTGTCGGGCGGCGAGCGTAACCGTCTGCTGCTCGCACGTCTGTTCGCGCGTCCGGCCAACGTGCTGGTGCTCGACGAACCGACCAACGACCTCGACATTCCCACGCTCGAACTGCTCGAAGAACTGCTCACCGAATACGACGGCACGGTTCTGCTGGTCAGCCACGACCGCGCGTTTCTGGATAACGTCGCGACGTCGGTGATCGCGTCGGAAGGCGAGGGCAAGTGGCGCGAGTACGTCGGCGGCTTCACCGACTGGCAGATTCAGCGCGACCGCTCGCAGAAAATGGCGGTGGAAGCGCAGAAGGAAGCCAATAAGGAAGCGGTCAAAGAGTCGGCGCCCGCCAAGGATGCTGGAGCAGGCCGCAATGTGCAGCGCGGCGCGAAGCTGTCGTTCAAGGAGCAGCGCGAACTGGAGGCTCTGCCCGGGCAAATCGCTGCGCTGGAATCCGAGCAGAAAACTATTGGTGCTCAACTCGAGGACGGTTCGGTTTTCGCCAAAGACCCGAAGGAAGGCACGCGGCTGACCGAACGCTACGCCGCGATCGACGAAGAGCTGCTGATCGCGCTGGAACGTTGGGACGAGCTGGAAAAGCGGCGCAAGTGA
- the parE gene encoding DNA topoisomerase IV subunit B has product MSTKKPNAAYSEASIKVLKGLEPVKQRPGMYTRTENPLHIIQEVIDNASDEALGGHGRQITVTLHADHSVSVEDDGRGIPFGLHPEEGVPVVEIVFTRLHAGGKFDKAAGGAYTFSGGLHGVGVSVTNALSTRLDVTVWRDGKVAALSFANGDVAKELEVRAAAKGEKKSGTRVTAWANPKYFDSPNLPLGELQRLLRSKAVLLPGVEVTLINEKTGEQQSWKYEDGLRGYLLEGMNGSDLLIPLFEGERYAESSRSSEETFAEGEGAAWVVAWSEEGTLMRESYVNLIPTPAGGTHESGLRDGLFQAVKSFVELHNLQPKGVKLLAEDVFARVSFVLSAKVLDPQFQGQIKERLNSRDAVKLVSSFARPALELWLNQHVEHGKKLADLVIKQAQARTRAGQKVEKRKSSGVAVLPGKLTDCESTEIGRNELFLVEGDSAGGSAKMGRDKEYQAILPLRGKVLNTWETERDRLFANNEVHDISVAIGVDPHSPDDKVDLSNLRYGKICILSDADVDGSHIQVLLLTLFFKHFPQLIERGHVCVARPPLFRVDAPARGKKPAQKLYALDEGELEAILDKLRKDGVRDTQWSISRFKGLGEMSAEQLWDTTMNPDTRRLQPVALGDLDYDATVARMTMLMGKGEAASRRSWLEEKGNEVEADI; this is encoded by the coding sequence ATGTCTACGAAAAAGCCAAACGCCGCGTATAGCGAAGCGTCGATCAAGGTGTTGAAGGGCCTCGAGCCGGTCAAGCAACGGCCCGGGATGTACACCCGCACCGAAAATCCGCTGCACATCATTCAGGAAGTCATCGACAACGCGTCGGACGAGGCCCTCGGCGGCCACGGCCGGCAAATTACCGTCACGCTGCACGCCGACCATTCGGTCTCGGTCGAAGACGACGGCCGTGGCATTCCGTTCGGCCTGCATCCCGAAGAGGGCGTGCCGGTCGTCGAAATCGTTTTCACGCGCCTGCATGCAGGCGGCAAGTTCGATAAAGCCGCCGGCGGTGCCTACACGTTCTCGGGCGGCCTGCACGGCGTCGGCGTGTCGGTCACCAACGCGCTGTCCACTCGCCTCGACGTCACCGTGTGGCGCGACGGCAAAGTGGCCGCGCTGAGCTTTGCCAATGGCGACGTCGCCAAAGAACTCGAAGTTCGCGCCGCCGCGAAGGGCGAAAAGAAATCCGGCACGCGCGTCACCGCGTGGGCCAATCCAAAATATTTCGACTCGCCGAATCTGCCGCTCGGCGAACTGCAACGTCTGCTGCGCTCGAAAGCGGTGCTGTTGCCGGGCGTCGAAGTCACGCTCATCAACGAGAAAACCGGCGAGCAGCAAAGCTGGAAATACGAAGACGGTCTGCGCGGCTATCTGCTCGAAGGCATGAACGGCAGCGATCTGCTGATCCCGCTGTTCGAGGGTGAGCGTTACGCGGAAAGCTCGCGTTCGAGCGAAGAAACCTTCGCCGAAGGTGAGGGCGCGGCATGGGTTGTCGCGTGGAGCGAGGAAGGCACGCTGATGCGCGAGTCGTACGTGAACCTGATTCCGACGCCTGCGGGCGGCACGCACGAATCCGGTTTGCGCGACGGTCTGTTCCAGGCGGTCAAGAGCTTCGTCGAGTTGCACAACCTGCAGCCGAAGGGCGTGAAACTGCTCGCCGAAGACGTGTTCGCGCGCGTGTCGTTCGTGCTGTCGGCGAAGGTGCTCGATCCGCAGTTTCAAGGGCAGATCAAGGAGCGTCTGAATAGCCGCGACGCGGTCAAGCTGGTGTCGTCGTTCGCGCGTCCGGCGCTGGAGTTGTGGCTGAATCAGCACGTCGAGCACGGCAAGAAACTGGCTGACCTCGTCATCAAGCAGGCGCAGGCGCGCACGCGCGCCGGGCAGAAGGTCGAGAAGCGCAAGAGTTCGGGCGTGGCCGTGTTGCCGGGCAAGCTGACCGATTGCGAATCGACGGAAATCGGCCGCAACGAACTGTTCCTCGTCGAGGGCGACTCGGCGGGCGGCTCCGCGAAAATGGGCCGCGACAAGGAATATCAGGCGATCCTGCCGCTGCGCGGCAAGGTGCTGAACACGTGGGAAACCGAGCGCGACCGGCTGTTTGCGAACAACGAAGTGCACGACATTTCGGTGGCGATCGGCGTCGATCCGCATAGCCCGGACGACAAGGTCGATCTGTCGAATCTGCGCTACGGCAAGATCTGCATTCTGTCGGACGCGGACGTCGACGGCTCGCACATTCAGGTGCTGCTGCTCACGCTGTTCTTCAAACACTTCCCGCAACTGATCGAGCGTGGGCATGTGTGCGTCGCGCGTCCGCCGCTGTTCCGCGTCGATGCGCCCGCGCGCGGCAAGAAGCCCGCGCAGAAGCTCTACGCACTCGACGAAGGCGAACTCGAAGCGATCCTCGACAAGCTGCGCAAGGACGGCGTGCGCGACACGCAATGGTCGATCAGCCGCTTCAAGGGCCTCGGCGAAATGAGCGCGGAACAACTGTGGGACACGACGATGAACCCCGACACGCGCCGTCTGCAACCGGTCGCGCTGGGCGATCTCGACTACGACGCGACGGTCGCGCGCATGACGATGCTGATGGGCAAGGGCGAAGCGGCGTCGCGGCGTAGCTGGCTCGAAGAAAAGGGCAACGAAGTGGAAGCGGATATCTGA
- the parC gene encoding DNA topoisomerase IV subunit A, with translation MDDDNSLDLFNEPPPPEGDFLTLGNYAERAYLEYAVSVVKGRALPDVCDGQKPVQRRILFAMNEMGLADNAKPVKSARVVGDVLGKYHPHGDQSAYDALVRLAQDFSMRYPLIDGQGNFGSRDGDGAAAMRYTEARLTPIAKLLLDEINQGTVDFMPNYDGSFEEPKTLPARLPFVLLNGASGIAVGLATEIPSHNLREVAAAAVALIRNPKLSHAELMQFVPGPDFPGGGQIISSEAEISAAYEAGRGSLKVRARWKIEDLARGQWQLVITELPPNTAAQKVLEEIEEQTNPKIKLGKKTLTPEQLQTKQTMLGLLDAVRDESGKDAPVRLVFEPKSSRIDQTEFVTSLLAHTSLESNASLNMVMVGGDGRPRQKGLSEILNEWIAFRFATVTRRTRHRLSKVDDRIHILEGRMIVFLNIDEVIRIIRESDEPKVALMAAFGLSDRQAEDILEIRLRQLARLEKIKIEKELSELRDEKAKLEDLLGSESAMKRLLIKEIEGDAKQYGDERRTLIQQEKRATFEARVVDEPVTVVVSQKGWVRALKGHGLDTAGFTFKAGDGLYAAFQCRTPDTLVAWGSNGRVYSVAVALLPGGRGDGVPVTSLIELESGSHLMHYYAASADQALLLASSNGFGFIAKVGDMVSRVKAGKSFMTIDAGAAPLAPMPMLPDATQIACLSSGGRLLVFGLDEMKTLSGGGRGVTLMALDDNETLAQALAINQAGVVLIGTRRGGRVDEEKLTSAALAPHVGKRARKGRTPESKMKLDGMRPVLAN, from the coding sequence ATGGACGACGATAACTCTCTCGACCTTTTCAACGAGCCACCGCCCCCGGAAGGCGACTTCCTGACGCTCGGCAACTACGCGGAACGCGCGTACCTCGAATACGCGGTCAGCGTGGTCAAGGGCCGCGCGTTGCCGGACGTGTGCGACGGCCAGAAGCCGGTGCAGCGCCGCATCCTGTTCGCGATGAACGAGATGGGCCTCGCCGACAACGCGAAGCCGGTCAAGTCGGCGCGCGTGGTCGGCGACGTGCTCGGTAAATATCACCCGCACGGCGACCAGTCGGCGTACGACGCACTGGTGCGTCTCGCGCAAGACTTTTCGATGCGCTATCCGCTGATCGACGGCCAGGGCAATTTCGGCTCGCGCGACGGCGACGGCGCGGCGGCGATGCGGTACACGGAAGCGCGTCTCACGCCGATCGCAAAACTGCTGCTCGATGAAATCAACCAGGGCACGGTCGATTTCATGCCGAACTACGACGGCTCGTTCGAGGAGCCGAAGACGCTGCCCGCGCGTCTGCCGTTCGTTTTGCTGAACGGCGCATCGGGTATCGCGGTGGGCCTGGCGACGGAAATCCCGTCGCACAATCTGCGCGAAGTCGCGGCTGCGGCGGTTGCGTTGATCCGCAATCCGAAGCTGTCGCACGCGGAGTTGATGCAGTTCGTACCGGGTCCGGATTTCCCGGGCGGCGGTCAGATCATTTCGAGCGAAGCGGAAATCTCGGCGGCGTACGAAGCCGGTCGTGGCAGCCTGAAGGTGCGTGCGCGCTGGAAAATCGAAGACCTCGCGCGTGGCCAGTGGCAACTGGTGATCACCGAATTGCCGCCGAACACGGCCGCGCAGAAGGTGCTCGAAGAAATCGAAGAGCAGACCAATCCGAAGATCAAGCTCGGCAAGAAGACGCTCACGCCCGAACAGTTGCAGACCAAGCAGACCATGCTCGGTCTGCTCGACGCCGTGCGCGACGAGTCCGGCAAGGACGCGCCGGTGCGCCTCGTGTTCGAGCCGAAGTCGAGCCGTATCGATCAGACCGAGTTTGTGACCTCGCTGCTCGCGCATACGAGCCTGGAGTCGAACGCATCGCTGAACATGGTGATGGTCGGCGGCGATGGGCGGCCGCGTCAGAAGGGCTTGAGCGAGATCCTCAACGAGTGGATCGCGTTCCGCTTCGCGACGGTCACGCGTCGCACGCGTCATCGTCTGTCGAAGGTGGACGACCGGATTCATATTCTCGAAGGGCGGATGATCGTCTTTTTGAATATCGACGAAGTCATCCGCATCATTCGCGAATCCGACGAACCGAAGGTTGCGTTGATGGCCGCGTTCGGTTTGTCCGATCGTCAGGCCGAGGACATTCTCGAGATCCGCTTGCGTCAATTGGCGCGGCTCGAAAAGATCAAGATCGAGAAGGAACTGTCCGAACTGCGCGACGAAAAGGCCAAGCTCGAAGACCTGCTCGGCAGCGAGTCGGCGATGAAGCGTCTGCTCATCAAGGAAATCGAAGGCGATGCGAAACAATATGGCGACGAGCGCCGTACGCTGATCCAGCAGGAAAAGCGCGCAACGTTCGAAGCGCGCGTGGTCGACGAACCGGTCACGGTGGTGGTGTCGCAGAAGGGCTGGGTACGCGCGTTGAAGGGCCACGGTCTGGATACGGCGGGCTTCACGTTCAAGGCTGGCGACGGGCTGTACGCGGCATTCCAGTGCCGTACGCCGGACACGCTGGTCGCGTGGGGCAGCAACGGGCGGGTCTATTCGGTCGCGGTGGCGTTGCTGCCGGGCGGTCGCGGCGACGGCGTGCCGGTCACGTCGCTGATCGAACTGGAGTCGGGCAGCCACCTGATGCATTACTACGCAGCGTCCGCCGATCAGGCGTTGCTGCTGGCGTCGAGCAACGGCTTCGGCTTTATCGCGAAGGTTGGCGATATGGTCAGCCGCGTGAAGGCGGGCAAGTCCTTCATGACGATCGACGCCGGCGCCGCGCCGCTCGCGCCGATGCCGATGCTGCCGGACGCGACGCAAATTGCATGTCTGTCGTCGGGCGGACGTCTGCTGGTGTTCGGTCTCGACGAGATGAAGACGCTGTCGGGCGGCGGACGCGGCGTCACGCTCATGGCGCTCGACGACAACGAAACGCTCGCGCAGGCACTGGCTATCAATCAGGCGGGCGTCGTGTTGATCGGCACGCGTCGCGGTGGTCGCGTGGACGAAGAGAAGCTCACCAGCGCCGCGCTCGCGCCGCATGTCGGCAAGCGTGCACGCAAGGGGCGTACGCCGGAGAGCAAGATGAAGCTCGACGGGATGCGTCCGGTCCTGGCGAATTGA
- a CDS encoding CopD family protein, translated as MNKAIELALFLHLLAVAVWVGGMIFAHFCLRPAIADLSPQLRLPLWESVFGRFFNWVAAAVLIILLSGGFLLMQFGGGHATWPLHAMAGLGIVMMLIFGHIRFAVFPRIRRAVQAQKWPDGAQAVGTIRRLVLINIVLGVVTIGVAVLSRGF; from the coding sequence ATGAATAAAGCTATCGAACTCGCGCTCTTTCTCCATCTGCTCGCGGTTGCAGTGTGGGTAGGTGGGATGATCTTCGCGCACTTCTGTCTGCGCCCGGCGATTGCCGATCTCTCGCCGCAATTACGCCTGCCTTTGTGGGAATCAGTGTTTGGGCGCTTCTTCAACTGGGTTGCCGCCGCGGTTCTGATTATCCTGTTGAGCGGCGGTTTCCTGCTGATGCAATTCGGCGGCGGTCACGCCACCTGGCCCCTGCATGCAATGGCCGGCCTCGGCATCGTGATGATGCTGATTTTCGGGCACATCCGTTTCGCCGTTTTCCCGCGTATTCGCCGCGCAGTGCAGGCGCAAAAGTGGCCGGACGGTGCGCAGGCGGTTGGCACGATCCGGCGTCTGGTGCTGATCAATATCGTGCTCGGCGTGGTGACGATCGGCGTCGCAGTGCTGTCGCGTGGGTTCTGA
- a CDS encoding chromate transporter, translating to MQTITSQDAAKRGEREPLWTLFRVVLGLSALSWGGLALMAQLEHHYVEREGRLSRVAFSDLIALAWMVPGPVGCNVAVQLGHALRGRAGAWVAGIASVLPFFTLMTLFAIFYRTPLVRAAASQTLLNHFSVVLATLIAVTWYKQTRTLVRGKLEWLAALLGCVALFYARSPAAYVAMLGAAFGAGWVVSPIRHARLVVSLKRGDWQMLAALCMLLIVFALPLPHRYDLALLWPRLAGAGMTLFGGGFSALPVLKTLFVTPAIGVSDNDFTLAFSLSPLSPGPLLNVVPFFGYLVDGWVGALIATLALFVPSGCLVVLAQRHLHQLKTNPRFEHGMRILRAVTTAFLAVAVLRIAAHVPFKPVYLVTALFSGMCFAKLKVPVYAVYATVAVVCGLWFTFGTLP from the coding sequence ATGCAGACGATCACGAGCCAGGATGCCGCGAAACGAGGTGAACGGGAGCCGCTATGGACGCTATTTCGCGTCGTGCTCGGTTTGTCCGCGTTGTCGTGGGGCGGCCTTGCGCTGATGGCGCAACTCGAACACCACTATGTCGAACGCGAGGGACGCCTGTCGCGCGTCGCGTTCTCGGATCTGATCGCGCTTGCATGGATGGTGCCCGGCCCGGTCGGATGCAACGTCGCCGTGCAGCTCGGGCACGCGCTGCGCGGACGCGCCGGCGCGTGGGTCGCGGGCATTGCGAGCGTGCTGCCCTTTTTCACGTTGATGACGCTGTTCGCGATCTTCTACCGCACGCCACTCGTGCGCGCCGCCGCATCGCAAACATTGCTCAATCACTTCAGCGTCGTGCTGGCCACGTTGATTGCCGTCACCTGGTACAAGCAGACGCGCACGCTGGTGCGCGGCAAACTCGAATGGCTCGCCGCGCTGCTCGGTTGCGTGGCGCTTTTCTATGCGCGCAGTCCGGCCGCTTATGTCGCGATGCTCGGCGCTGCATTCGGCGCGGGCTGGGTGGTCAGTCCGATTCGCCATGCACGCCTTGTCGTGTCGCTCAAACGCGGCGACTGGCAGATGCTCGCGGCGCTGTGCATGTTGTTGATAGTGTTCGCGCTGCCGCTGCCGCATCGCTATGACCTCGCGTTGCTGTGGCCGCGTCTCGCGGGAGCCGGCATGACATTGTTCGGCGGCGGATTTTCAGCGCTGCCGGTGCTGAAGACGCTATTCGTCACGCCGGCAATCGGCGTATCGGATAACGACTTCACGCTGGCGTTTTCGCTGTCGCCGCTATCGCCGGGACCGCTGTTGAATGTGGTGCCGTTCTTCGGCTATCTGGTGGACGGTTGGGTGGGCGCGCTGATTGCAACGCTCGCGTTATTCGTGCCGTCGGGCTGCCTGGTCGTACTGGCGCAACGGCATCTGCATCAGTTGAAGACGAATCCGCGCTTCGAGCACGGCATGCGGATTTTGCGCGCGGTCACGACCGCGTTTCTCGCCGTGGCCGTGTTGCGGATTGCCGCACACGTGCCCTTCAAACCGGTCTATCTGGTGACCGCGCTGTTCTCCGGCATGTGCTTCGCGAAACTGAAGGTGCCGGTGTACGCGGTCTATGCGACGGTCGCCGTGGTGTGCGGTTTGTGGTTCACGTTCGGCACGCTGCCTTGA
- a CDS encoding bifunctional diguanylate cyclase/phosphodiesterase — MSQSRFSEQREAKPRRDPAVSRRRALLVIPALGVLVLILLWTVIFARLSVEKEATYREAMASSAILSAALEQHTIKAIHQVDQITRFVKYEFEKTPDHFDLASTVEKGVVQSETLVQVSLIDEHGTLISNTTDLNPKHIDLSDREHFKVHEHENDDQLYISKPVLGRISGHWTLQMTRRLNHPDGSFAGVVVVSEDPSYFTSDFYNNAAIGHDGVIAVISDNGTVLARRTGGAESANGVFTASGTYPTSEHVSGTYVDSIDNVTRIVSYRHIDGYPLGVLVGLSQAEEFADYNHTRDVYLLMAGFISLAMLSFFAVATGLIGKLLGREREMTHLVEYDLLTGLRNRYATLQTLRHDVAQPANLGRLAILFIDLDNFKTVNDTLGHNAGDIVLQMTASRLASAVGEQGALSRIGGDEFVVVIKGDDVEKRAVTLAEAAAEAFATAFEVRGSSFVLHASIGIALYSVANESEIDLLKKADLAMYSAKDAGKNCYQFYSPQLSHRADHLMRWEQQLRVALNEGQLFLAYQPKIDLTRRCITGFEALARWNHPQHGLIPANEFIPVAESTGLIVPIGDFVIETACQQLALWQQQGYDTLSLAVNISAVQFWRGDLYSTVSRAIEETGISARRLELEITETAMMEYPELVSEKIFALKRLGVRIALDDFGTGYSSLSYLNRFSVDTLKVDRSFVQAIPGDRSVCVMVTAIVNLARSLGLTVVVEGTETEEQIAWLAALGHIEAQGFLFSRPVPVEAIPALLERFGVCGMTGQSAAQETDNTSSVSSTNS, encoded by the coding sequence ATGAGTCAATCACGCTTCTCCGAGCAGCGCGAAGCCAAACCTCGCCGCGATCCGGCCGTATCGCGCAGACGAGCTTTGCTTGTCATTCCCGCGCTCGGCGTACTGGTCCTGATCCTGCTTTGGACCGTGATCTTCGCGCGTCTGTCGGTCGAAAAAGAAGCCACTTATCGTGAAGCAATGGCGTCTTCTGCCATTCTTTCTGCGGCGCTGGAGCAGCACACGATCAAGGCGATTCACCAGGTCGACCAGATCACCCGCTTCGTCAAATACGAGTTCGAGAAAACGCCGGATCATTTCGATCTCGCGAGCACGGTCGAAAAAGGCGTCGTGCAAAGCGAGACGCTGGTGCAGGTATCGCTGATCGACGAACACGGCACGCTGATCTCCAACACGACCGACCTCAATCCGAAACATATCGATCTGTCCGACCGCGAGCACTTCAAGGTCCACGAGCACGAGAACGACGATCAGTTGTATATCAGCAAGCCCGTGCTCGGCCGCATTTCCGGCCACTGGACCTTGCAGATGACGCGTCGTCTGAATCACCCGGACGGCTCGTTCGCGGGCGTCGTGGTGGTGTCCGAAGACCCCAGCTATTTCACCAGCGACTTCTACAACAACGCGGCGATCGGCCATGACGGCGTCATCGCGGTGATCTCGGACAACGGCACCGTGCTCGCGCGGCGCACCGGCGGCGCCGAAAGCGCGAACGGCGTGTTCACGGCGAGCGGCACCTATCCGACCTCGGAACACGTGTCGGGCACCTACGTCGATTCGATCGACAACGTCACGCGTATCGTGTCGTACCGGCATATCGACGGTTATCCGCTCGGCGTGCTGGTGGGTCTTTCGCAAGCCGAAGAATTCGCCGACTACAACCACACGCGCGACGTCTATCTGCTGATGGCGGGTTTCATCTCACTCGCCATGCTGAGCTTCTTCGCGGTCGCCACGGGTTTGATCGGCAAGCTGCTCGGCCGCGAGCGCGAGATGACGCACCTGGTCGAATACGATCTGCTCACGGGCTTGCGCAACCGTTACGCGACGCTGCAAACGCTGCGGCACGACGTGGCGCAACCGGCCAACCTGGGCCGCCTCGCGATCCTCTTTATCGACCTCGACAACTTCAAGACCGTCAACGACACGCTCGGCCACAACGCCGGTGACATCGTGCTGCAAATGACCGCGTCCCGGCTCGCCAGCGCGGTCGGCGAGCAAGGCGCGTTGAGTCGCATCGGCGGCGACGAGTTCGTCGTCGTGATCAAAGGCGACGACGTCGAGAAGCGCGCGGTCACGCTGGCCGAAGCGGCGGCGGAAGCCTTCGCCACCGCATTCGAAGTACGCGGCAGTTCGTTCGTGCTGCATGCGAGTATCGGCATCGCGCTCTACTCGGTCGCGAACGAAAGCGAAATCGACCTGCTGAAAAAGGCCGACCTCGCGATGTACAGCGCGAAAGACGCGGGCAAGAACTGCTACCAGTTCTATTCACCGCAACTGTCGCACCGAGCGGATCATCTGATGCGTTGGGAGCAGCAATTGCGTGTCGCGCTCAACGAAGGGCAACTGTTTCTCGCGTATCAGCCGAAGATCGATTTGACGCGTCGTTGCATTACCGGCTTCGAAGCGCTGGCCAGATGGAATCATCCGCAACACGGGTTAATTCCGGCGAACGAGTTCATTCCGGTTGCCGAATCGACCGGGCTGATCGTGCCGATCGGCGACTTCGTGATCGAGACCGCGTGTCAGCAACTTGCGCTGTGGCAGCAGCAGGGCTACGACACGCTGTCGCTGGCGGTGAATATTTCGGCGGTGCAGTTCTGGCGCGGCGACCTGTATTCGACCGTGTCGCGCGCCATCGAGGAAACCGGCATCTCCGCGCGCCGCCTGGAACTCGAAATCACCGAGACGGCGATGATGGAATACCCGGAACTCGTCTCCGAGAAAATCTTCGCGCTGAAACGCCTCGGCGTGCGAATCGCGCTCGACGATTTCGGTACCGGCTATTCGTCGCTGTCCTATCTGAACCGCTTTTCGGTCGATACGCTGAAGGTGGACCGTTCGTTCGTCCAGGCGATTCCCGGCGACCGCAGCGTCTGCGTGATGGTGACGGCAATCGTCAATCTGGCGCGCTCGCTCGGGCTCACGGTGGTGGTCGAAGGCACCGAAACCGAAGAGCAGATTGCGTGGCTCGCCGCGCTCGGCCATATCGAGGCGCAAGGTTTCCTTTTCTCTCGTCCGGTCCCGGTCGAGGCGATTCCGGCACTGCTCGAACGCTTCGGTGTATGCGGGATGACTGGCCAGTCGGCCGCCCAGGAAACCGACAATACGAGCAGCGTATCCAGCACCAATAGCTGA